In Bacteroidota bacterium, the following are encoded in one genomic region:
- a CDS encoding aminodeoxychorismate/anthranilate synthase component II, whose product MNILVFDNYDSFTYNLVQYLEQCGAAVDVFRNDKISLKEIGKYDKILLSPGPGLPSEAGLLMEVIKEYAPKKSILGVCLGQQAIGVVFGGKLKNLDSVYHGLATEMEIVKEDILFKGLPKKFKAGRYHSWVVDEKNFPAELEVTCKDENGLVMGLRHKKFDVRGVQFHPESVLTEHGQDIISNWVQG is encoded by the coding sequence ATGAATATTCTGGTTTTTGATAATTACGATTCGTTTACTTACAATCTTGTTCAGTATCTTGAGCAGTGCGGTGCTGCTGTTGATGTTTTTCGCAACGATAAAATTTCTTTAAAGGAAATTGGCAAGTACGATAAAATTCTTCTCTCGCCAGGACCTGGTTTGCCAAGCGAAGCAGGACTTTTAATGGAAGTGATAAAAGAATATGCTCCGAAGAAAAGCATTCTTGGAGTTTGTCTTGGGCAGCAGGCAATCGGTGTGGTTTTCGGAGGTAAATTGAAAAATCTTGATTCGGTTTATCACGGCTTGGCAACTGAAATGGAAATTGTGAAAGAAGATATTTTATTTAAAGGGCTTCCGAAAAAATTCAAAGCAGGACGCTATCATTCCTGGGTGGTGGATGAGAAAAATTTCCCTGCTGAACTTGAAGTGACATGCAAGGATGAAAACGGATTAGTGATGGGGCTTCGTCATAAAAAATTTGATGTGCGCGGAGTGCAGTTTCATCCAGAAAGCGTTTTAACCGAACACGGACAGGATATAATCTCAAACTGGGTGCAAGGATGA